One window of the Perca flavescens isolate YP-PL-M2 chromosome 16, PFLA_1.0, whole genome shotgun sequence genome contains the following:
- the srsf9 gene encoding serine/arginine-rich splicing factor 9: MSDGRIYVGNLPVDVQERDIEDLFYKYGKIRDIELKNNRGTIPFAFVRFEDPRDADDAVYGRNGYGYGDSKLRVEYPRSSGAKFGPMGGGGGEGGGGGRGGGGGGGGGGGGGGPRGRFGPPTRRSEFRVIVTGLPPTGSWQDLKDHMREAGDVCFADVQRDGEGVVEFLRREDMEYALRRLDRTEFRSHQGETAYIRVYEERGTPNWNRSRSRSRSRGRYSPPYHNRGSPPPRYQSPPRHTMSRHSPPPRRHPPQHHSPPPRHYR; this comes from the exons ATGTCGGATGGGCGGATCTATGTGGGGAATCTTCCTGTGGATGTCCAGGAGAGAGACATTGAGGATCTCTTCTACAAATATGGAAAAATCCGTGACATTGAATTGAAGAACAATAGAGGCACTATCCCTTTTGCCTTCGTCCGATTTGAAGACCCACG GGATGCAGATGATGCTGTCTATGGAAGAAATGGATATGGATATGGAGACTCCAAGCTGCGTGTGGAGTATCCTAGATCCTCTGGTGCTAAATTTGGTCCAatgggaggtggtggtggtgaaggaggaggaggaggacgtggaggaggaggaggaggaggaggaggaggaggaggaggaggacctaGGGGAAGATTTGGACCCCCAACCCGAAGATCTGAATTCCGGGTCATAGTGACTG GGTTACCACCAACTGGGAGCTGGCAGGATCTGAAGGATCATATGCGTGAGGCAGGAGATGTTTGTTTTGCAGATGTGCAGCGTGATGGAGAGGGCGTGGTGGAATTTCTCCGTAGAGAGGACATGGAGTACGCATTACGCAGACTGGATCGAACAGAGTTTCGCTCTCATCAA GGTGAGACTGCTTACATCCGCGTCTATGAGGAGAGGGGCACTCCCAACTGGAATCGGTCACGTTCCCGCTCCAGATCCAGAGGTCGCTATTCACCTCCCTACCATAACAGAGGATCCCCGCCTCCACGCTACCAGTCGCCTCCACGTCATACTATGTCGCGCCATAGTCCACCCCCCAGGAGGCACCCTCCACAGCACCATAGCCCCCCGCCACGTCATTACCGGTAG